A window of the Citrus sinensis cultivar Valencia sweet orange chromosome 9, DVS_A1.0, whole genome shotgun sequence genome harbors these coding sequences:
- the LOC127899827 gene encoding uncharacterized protein LOC127899827, whose translation MEDHNELDEEFLGREEDLEFDTEDVTISEKESIPSISFSKKIHAQLVKPWMNAVVAKLLGRTIGYRALCNRLNDLRKMSQGFSVIDFFLVSSNDNIDNIVAWIRLLGMPLHYYHKRVRMIGKVVGKVIRIDYNTESLTRGKFVRIAVEVSLNKPLCSHFCLDGKMQKVEYENFPVICFNCGIYGHKNENCPQLKTIKGATKNSENNGVGNITNSGGDKLWSSTVIPANPSFGP comes from the exons ATGGAAGACCAtaatgaacttgatgaggagTTTTTGGGGAGAGAAGAAGACTTGGAATTTGATACCGAAGATGTAACTATTAGTGAAAAGGAAAGCATCCCATCCATTTCTTTCTCAAAAAAGATCCATGCACAACTGGTGAAACCATGGATGAATGCGGTAGTGGCCAAGCTTCTTGGAAGAACTATTGGTTATAGGGCACTCTGTAATAGGTTGAATGATCTCCGGAAAATGTCACAAGGATTCTCTGTTATTGATTTCTTCCTGGTTAG TTCCAATGATAATATTGACAACATTGTTGCTTGGATTCGATTACTGGGAATGCCTCTACACTATTATCATAAAAGGGTTCGCATGATTGGGAAGGTCGTTGGAAAAGTGATTCGAATCGATTACAACACTGAGTCATTAACAAGAGGGAAGTTTGTGCGTATTGCAGTTGAGGTTTCACTTAATAAACCTCTTTGTTCACACTTTTGTCTAGATGGCAAAATGCAGAAAGTGGAGTATGAAAATTTTCCGGTTATATGTTTTAATTGTGGGATCTATGGTcataagaatgaaaattgtcCTCAGCTCAAGACAATAAAAGGAGCAACAAAAAATTCAGAGAACAATGGGGTTGGGAACATAACTAACAGTGGTGGTGATAAACTGTG